The genomic DNA AGGCAGGAAACCTGCTCCTGGCGCATCTCGCCCAGATTCCCCGCGGCGCGGAGAGCACGACTGTCGAGGACTTCTACAACGACAGCGCTCCCCGCACGATCACGCTCGATCCCAAGAAGTCCCCCCACGAGAACGCGCAAGGCTGGTTCGACCGCGCCCGCAAGGCCCGCGACGCCGCCGAGTACGCCACCCGCCGCAAGGCGGAGCTCGAAGCAGAGCAAGCAGCGCTACAGAGTGGCCCCCTAGCCCCCACAAGTGGGGGAAATTCAAGGAATACTCCGCAAAGTTCCCCCATGCATGGGGGTCAGGGGGCCAAGAAGTTCGATGGCCACAAGATTCGCACGCTCACCCTCGACGGTGAGTGGACACTCTATATCGGGGAGAACGCCACGAGCAACGACTACCTGCTCACCAAGGTCGCGGGGCCAAAAGACCTGTGGTTTCACATCCGCGGAGTTGCGGGCGCACACGGCGTGCTACGCACCAACGGCCACCCGGAGCGTGTCCCGGACCCCATCCTGCGCCGAGCCGCCGGGCTGGTCGCGGCCCGCTCGGGGGAGAAGCACGCGGGGCTGGTTCCCGTGGACTACACCGAGCGCCGCTACGTGAGAAAACCACGTGGGGCCAAGCCGGGGCAGGCGGTCTACACGGTGGCCAAGACCATGGACGTGGAGCCGGCCACCCCCTGACCCCCACACGTGGGGGAAATAATCGGAAATACCTTTTGTCTCCCCCACGTGTGGGGGCCGGGGGGCTGTATAATGCCCGCATGAAATCGTATCTCCCCCTCCTCCTCCTGCCCACGGTCGCGCTGGTGTTCACGCTCACCGAGGCGCAGTCCAAGGCGCAGGAAAAGTCCGCCAAGACCATGGCAAAGGCCGCCGAGAACCTGCTGACCCTGCTCACGCCCGAGCAAAAGGCCAAGGCGACCTTTGCCTTCACCGACCCCGAGCGCACCAACTGGCACTTTGTCCCACGCGATGACCGCAAGGGCGTGCAGATCAAGGAGATGACCCCGGAGCAGAAAGCCGCCGCGATGGCGCTCCTCAAGACCGGGCTCTCGCAGAAGGGCTACACCAAGGCCACGACCATCATGGCGATGGAGAATGTCCTCAAAGCCATCGAGAAGGGTACCGGCCCTATCCGCGACACGGAGCGCTACTTTGTCTCGTTCTTTGGGACACCCCCCTTCTCGGCGAGCAAGCCCTGGGGCTGGCGCTTCGAGGGGCACCACTTCGCGCTCAATGTCACTCTGGTCGGGGGGAAGATCGCGGCGAGCCCGAACTTCTACGGCACCAACCCGGCGGAGATTCGAGTCGATGACGGCGGGATGAAGGGGACACGCGCCCTCAAGGACGAAGAAGAGGCGGCCCGGGCGCTTCTGACCACGCTCACTCCCGAGCAGCAGAAGACCGCGATCTACGCCACCGACGCTCCCAACGATATCCTGACCGGCGATAAAGTGAAAGTGGCGGCGCTGGAAGCGAAGGGAATCGCCTACAAAGCCCTCACCAAGGAGCAGAAGAAGCTGCTCGACGCACTGATCGGGGTGCACACCGGCAACATGGCATCGGAGCTGGCCAGCGCACGCACCGAGCGGCTCAAGAAGGCGGGGAAAGACGCGATCCTCTTTGCCTGGGCCGGGGAGACCGAGCGCGGCAAGCGGCACTACTACCGCATCCAAGGCCCGACCTTCCTGGTGGAGTACGACAACACCCAGAACAATGCCAACCACATCCACAGTGTCTGGCGGGACTTCGATGGTGACTTCGGCGAGAACCTGATCGCAGAGCACCTGGCGAGCGAGAAGCACTGATGCGCGCTGTCTTTCTCACCGAGCTCGGCGAGATCGAGGTCGAGCTAGACGACAAGCGCGCCCCCGCCACCGTGAAGAACTTCCTGCGCTATGTCAAGGCAAAGGCCTACGACG from Armatimonas rosea includes the following:
- a CDS encoding DUF3500 domain-containing protein, with translation MKSYLPLLLLPTVALVFTLTEAQSKAQEKSAKTMAKAAENLLTLLTPEQKAKATFAFTDPERTNWHFVPRDDRKGVQIKEMTPEQKAAAMALLKTGLSQKGYTKATTIMAMENVLKAIEKGTGPIRDTERYFVSFFGTPPFSASKPWGWRFEGHHFALNVTLVGGKIAASPNFYGTNPAEIRVDDGGMKGTRALKDEEEAARALLTTLTPEQQKTAIYATDAPNDILTGDKVKVAALEAKGIAYKALTKEQKKLLDALIGVHTGNMASELASARTERLKKAGKDAILFAWAGETERGKRHYYRIQGPTFLVEYDNTQNNANHIHSVWRDFDGDFGENLIAEHLASEKH